The proteins below are encoded in one region of Anoplopoma fimbria isolate UVic2021 breed Golden Eagle Sablefish chromosome 19, Afim_UVic_2022, whole genome shotgun sequence:
- the LOC129107850 gene encoding L-lactate dehydrogenase C chain isoform X1: MLITCWYLYLAARSLAKQSLNMASILQKLITPLFSGPPEPPRNKVTVVGVGQVGMACAISILLRELADELALVDVMEDKLKGEMMDLQHGSLFLKTPKIVADKDYSVTANSRIVVVTAGVRQQEGESRLNLVQRNVNIFKHIVPLIVRYSPDCTIIVVSNPVDVLTYVTWKLSGLPKHRVIGSGTNLDSARFRFLMADKLGIHPSSFNGWILGEHGDTSVPVWSGTNVAGVNLQTLNPDIGTDSDEENWMETHKMVVDSAYEVIKLKGYTNWAIGLSVADLTETLIRNMNRIHPVSTMVKGMYGIGDEVYLSLPCVLNSGGVASVVNMTLTDDEVAQLQASANTLWDIQKDLQDV; this comes from the exons ATGCTGATTACATGTTGGTATTTATACCTCGCAGCTCGGAGCCTCGCCAAACAAT CACTGAACATGGCCTCAATTCTGCAGAAGCTGATCACCCCGCTGTTCAGCGGTCCTCCTGAGCCCCCCAGGAATAAAGTGACAGTGGTGGGAGTGGGCCAGGTCGGGATGGCCTGTGCCATCAGCATCCTGCTCAGG GAGCTGGCTGATGAATTGGCCCTGGTGGACGTGATGGAGGACAAGCTTAAAGGAGAGATGATGGACCTGCAGCACGGAAGCCTCTTCctcaaaacccccaaaatagTCGCAGACAAAG ACTACTCTGTGACAGCGAACTCCCGCATCGTGGTGGTGACGGCTGGAGTCCGTcagcaggaaggagagagcaGGCTGAACCTCGTCCAGAGAAACGTCAACATCTTCAAACACATTGTCCCTCTGATCGTCAGATACAGTCCTGACTGCACCATCATTGTGGTTTCCAACCCAG TTGATGTGCTGACTTATGTTACCTGGAAACTGAGCGGCCTTCCCAAGCACCGCGTCATCGGCAGCGGCACCAACTTGGACTCAGCGCGCTTTCGCTTCCTGATGGCTGACAAACTGGGAATCCACCCCAGCAGCTTCAACGGCTGGATACTGGGAGAGCATGGAGACACCAGTG TGCCTGTGTGGAGCGGAACTAACGTGGCAGGAGTCAACCTGCAGACGTTGAACCCGGACATCGGCACTGACAGCGACGAGGAGAACTGGATGGAAACACACAAGATGGTGGTGGACAG TGCCTACGAGGTGATCAAACTGAAGGGTTACACCAACTGGGCCATCGGTCTGAGTGTAGCTGACCTGACAGAGACCCTCATCAGGAACATGAACAGGATTCATCCCGTTTCCACCATGGTGAAG GGCATGTATGGGATCGGTGACGAGGTGTATCTGAGTCTGCCCTGCGTGCTGAACAGCGGCGGTGTGGCCAGCGTGGTCAACATGACCCTGACCGACGACGAGGTCGCCCAGCTGCAGGCCAGTGCCAACACGCTGTGGGACATCCAGAAGGACCTGCAGGACGTCTAA
- the LOC129107850 gene encoding L-lactate dehydrogenase C chain isoform X3, with translation MASILQKLITPLFSGPPEPPRNKVTVVGVGQVGMACAISILLRELADELALVDVMEDKLKGEMMDLQHGSLFLKTPKIVADKDYSVTANSRIVVVTAGVRQQEGESRLNLVQRNVNIFKHIVPLIVRYSPDCTIIVVSNPVDVLTYVTWKLSGLPKHRVIGSGTNLDSARFRFLMADKLGIHPSSFNGWILGEHGDTSVPVWSGTNVAGVNLQTLNPDIGTDSDEENWMETHKMVVDSAYEVIKLKGYTNWAIGLSVADLTETLIRNMNRIHPVSTMVKGMYGIGDEVYLSLPCVLNSGGVASVVNMTLTDDEVAQLQASANTLWDIQKDLQDV, from the exons ATGGCCTCAATTCTGCAGAAGCTGATCACCCCGCTGTTCAGCGGTCCTCCTGAGCCCCCCAGGAATAAAGTGACAGTGGTGGGAGTGGGCCAGGTCGGGATGGCCTGTGCCATCAGCATCCTGCTCAGG GAGCTGGCTGATGAATTGGCCCTGGTGGACGTGATGGAGGACAAGCTTAAAGGAGAGATGATGGACCTGCAGCACGGAAGCCTCTTCctcaaaacccccaaaatagTCGCAGACAAAG ACTACTCTGTGACAGCGAACTCCCGCATCGTGGTGGTGACGGCTGGAGTCCGTcagcaggaaggagagagcaGGCTGAACCTCGTCCAGAGAAACGTCAACATCTTCAAACACATTGTCCCTCTGATCGTCAGATACAGTCCTGACTGCACCATCATTGTGGTTTCCAACCCAG TTGATGTGCTGACTTATGTTACCTGGAAACTGAGCGGCCTTCCCAAGCACCGCGTCATCGGCAGCGGCACCAACTTGGACTCAGCGCGCTTTCGCTTCCTGATGGCTGACAAACTGGGAATCCACCCCAGCAGCTTCAACGGCTGGATACTGGGAGAGCATGGAGACACCAGTG TGCCTGTGTGGAGCGGAACTAACGTGGCAGGAGTCAACCTGCAGACGTTGAACCCGGACATCGGCACTGACAGCGACGAGGAGAACTGGATGGAAACACACAAGATGGTGGTGGACAG TGCCTACGAGGTGATCAAACTGAAGGGTTACACCAACTGGGCCATCGGTCTGAGTGTAGCTGACCTGACAGAGACCCTCATCAGGAACATGAACAGGATTCATCCCGTTTCCACCATGGTGAAG GGCATGTATGGGATCGGTGACGAGGTGTATCTGAGTCTGCCCTGCGTGCTGAACAGCGGCGGTGTGGCCAGCGTGGTCAACATGACCCTGACCGACGACGAGGTCGCCCAGCTGCAGGCCAGTGCCAACACGCTGTGGGACATCCAGAAGGACCTGCAGGACGTCTAA
- the LOC129107850 gene encoding L-lactate dehydrogenase C chain isoform X2 encodes MASILQKLITPLFSGPPEPPRNKVTVVGVGQVGMACAISILLRELADELALVDVMEDKLKGEMMDLQHGSLFLKTPKIVADKVDVLTYVTWKLSGLPKHRVIGSGTNLDSARFRFLMADKLGIHPSSFNGWILGEHGDTSVPVWSGTNVAGVNLQTLNPDIGTDSDEENWMETHKMVVDSAYEVIKLKGYTNWAIGLSVADLTETLIRNMNRIHPVSTMVKGMYGIGDEVYLSLPCVLNSGGVASVVNMTLTDDEVAQLQASANTLWDIQKDLQDV; translated from the exons ATGGCCTCAATTCTGCAGAAGCTGATCACCCCGCTGTTCAGCGGTCCTCCTGAGCCCCCCAGGAATAAAGTGACAGTGGTGGGAGTGGGCCAGGTCGGGATGGCCTGTGCCATCAGCATCCTGCTCAGG GAGCTGGCTGATGAATTGGCCCTGGTGGACGTGATGGAGGACAAGCTTAAAGGAGAGATGATGGACCTGCAGCACGGAAGCCTCTTCctcaaaacccccaaaatagTCGCAGACAAAG TTGATGTGCTGACTTATGTTACCTGGAAACTGAGCGGCCTTCCCAAGCACCGCGTCATCGGCAGCGGCACCAACTTGGACTCAGCGCGCTTTCGCTTCCTGATGGCTGACAAACTGGGAATCCACCCCAGCAGCTTCAACGGCTGGATACTGGGAGAGCATGGAGACACCAGTG TGCCTGTGTGGAGCGGAACTAACGTGGCAGGAGTCAACCTGCAGACGTTGAACCCGGACATCGGCACTGACAGCGACGAGGAGAACTGGATGGAAACACACAAGATGGTGGTGGACAG TGCCTACGAGGTGATCAAACTGAAGGGTTACACCAACTGGGCCATCGGTCTGAGTGTAGCTGACCTGACAGAGACCCTCATCAGGAACATGAACAGGATTCATCCCGTTTCCACCATGGTGAAG GGCATGTATGGGATCGGTGACGAGGTGTATCTGAGTCTGCCCTGCGTGCTGAACAGCGGCGGTGTGGCCAGCGTGGTCAACATGACCCTGACCGACGACGAGGTCGCCCAGCTGCAGGCCAGTGCCAACACGCTGTGGGACATCCAGAAGGACCTGCAGGACGTCTAA